A region of the Nocardia nova SH22a genome:
GGCGTTCGAAGGGGTGCATCATCTTGCGTTCGGGATCTCGCCTCATGATTTCGATCCGGCCTATCGGTGGCTGGGGCAACGGACGCCACTGGTTTCGCTGGAGGGGGTGGATTTCTTCGACGGGCCCGCGGGCTGGGATTCACGGTCGGTGTACTTCCGTGGGCCGGACGGGATTCTGCTGGAACTGATTGCGCGACAAGCTGATCGGGCGGAGCCTGCCACTGATGGTGAGGCGCCGCGGCTGCTGTCGATCAGTGAGGTGGGCATCGCCGTGCCGGATGTGGGGGCGGCGGTGCGCGATCTGGCCGCATCGTTCGGGCTGCCGGCCTTCACGCCGCAGCTGCCGGGATTCACGCCGGTCGGCGGGCACGACGGGCTGCTCATCCTGGTGGATGCGGATCGGACCTGGTTTCCGACCGAGCGGGATATGCCTGCTGGCGGGCCGGTGACCGTCGACATCGACGCCGCGGTGCCTGGAGGTCCGGTGGAACTCAGGGCCGGGGCCGTCGTGCAGGCCCGGTAGGTGGCGGAGCTCGGCCGTGCGCGGCCGCAGCCGGACGCGGGCGGGCGCGAGCGAGACGCCTTCGCTGTCACGGATGACGAATCCGAGACCGCCGTCGACGGTGGTTCCGGTCTCGATGCACTCGGCACAGCGCAGGACGACTTCCCGGTAGTTCGCCCGGCCGCGAGCGGATGGTGGTAGATTCGGTGTCGGCTCGCCGCGTCCACTTCTGATGTGGGACAGCACGGTTCAGCGGCCGAAATCCAGGATTCAACTATCGCGGGATCCGCGATGGCACGGTGGCCGTTTTCTCCGGCGAGCCGATTCCGAACCCCAGAACATCAGCCGATCCGGCGTGTGCGGGGTCGGCTGTGGAAGGACGACCGATGAGTATTCCGATCACGACCGGCACCGAACGGGAACTGCTCGAGTCCATGCTCGATGTGGTGCGGGCCGACCTCGCCGACACGGTGCGGGGACTGTCCGAGACCGATGCCAGGCGGCGGCTCGTGCCGTCGCTGACGACGCCGATAGCGCTGGTCAAACACGCCTCGTTCGTGGAGCGGATGTGGTTTCAGCGCACGCTCGGGCGGCTCGCCGACGCCGACTGCGACGGCCCGCTGTGGGAGCACGGCGGGTTCCGGGTGGGCGACGAGGAGACCGTGGCTGGTGTGATCGCGGAGTTCGAGCGTGCGAGCGCCCGGTCGCGGTCCGTCGCCGCCGGGATCTCGCTGGACGAACTCCGCGAACACCCACGGATGGGAGTCGTCAGCCTGCGCTGGATCTATATCGCGATGATCGGTGAGTTCACCCGGCACACCGGGCACGGTGACATCCTGCGTGAGCAGATCACGGCGGGCTGACCGTCGAACCGTATGCGGCGCAGCAATCGCAGATGATTGCTGCGCCGCTCGGGCGGAGCCGGACCGGGGCGCCGGCGCGACGCACGCCGAGTGAGGCGCCGGCGTGACCGGGTGGTCCGGCGGGTGCCGCTGGGCTTCGCGCGGTGACGCTCTCATCGGTACAGGTCTGGAGGGCCGTGTTCCCGATCGCGGCGCGAAGGCCATGGGCGCGGTGAATGACGGGGAAGTGATTGCGTCGGCTGCCCCGTTCCCCTTCCCCTTTTCAGTTTATACCGGATTCCGGGTCCTCATGAGGCCGCGAATTATGGTCCATAATCGCCCACTACATCCGGAAACCACAGGTGAGGAGCCGTGTAGTGGGTTGTGTGCTGGGGTTCGGAAAGATCGATCGGGCGCAGATCGCGGTCGTCGGCGGGAAGGGGGCGAACCTGGGGGAGCTGTCGCGGGTCGAGGGGGTGGCGGTGCCGGACGGGTTCTGTGTGACGACGGAGGCGTTCGCGCGGGTCGTGGAGGCGATACCCGGGATCGCGGAGCATCTGGACGGGCTGGCGCGGCTCGAACCGGAGGATCGGGAGTCGATTCGGCTGCGCAGTGCCGAGATTCGCCGGGTGATCGAGGAGTGTGAGATGCCCGGCGAGCTGGCGGCGGAGATCACCGAGGCGCTGGCGGGGCTGGGGGAGAACGTGCCCTGTGCCGTCCGGTCGAGCGCGACGGCCGAGGATCTGCCGACCGCGTCGTTCGCCGGTCAGCAGGACTCCTATCTGAACATCGTGGGCCCGGCCGAGGTGCTGCGGCACGTCGGCAGATGCTGGGCCTCGCTGTTCACCGAGCGGGCCGTCACCTACCGGCTGCGCAACGGCTTCGACCACCGGAAGGTGCGGATGGCGGTCGTCGTGCAGCGGATGGTGTTCCCGCGGGCGTCGGGCATCCTGGTCACCGCCGATCCGCTCACCTCGAACCGCAAGCTCGCGTCCGTGGACGCCGGGTTCGGGCTCGGTGAGGCGCTGGTGTCCGGACTGGTGAACGCCGATGTGTACACGGTGCGCGACGACGCGGTCGTCGACCGGGCGATCGCCACCAAGGAGCGTGCGATCGTGGCCGCACCGGCGGGTGGAACCCGCATCGTGGAGATCGAACCGCAGCGGCGCGACGAGCCGGTGCTGACCGATGCGGAGGTGGTGCGGCTGGTGCGCCTGGGCCGCCGGATCGAAGCGCATTTCGGAACCCCGCAGGACATCGAATGGTGTTGGGACGACGGTGATTTCCGCATCGTGCAGAGCCGCCCGATCACCACCCTGTTCCCGATTCCCGAGGCCGCGGACGACAACCTGCACATCTACATCTCCGTGGGCCATCAGCAGATGATGACCGACGCCATGAAACCGCTGGGACTGTCGTTCTGGAAGACGATCAGCCCGGGACATATGCGCGACGGGGGCGGGCGCCTGTTCGTCGACGCCACACCGAGGTTGGCCGTGCCGGAGATGCGCGACACCATCGTCGACGGCTTCGTCCGATCCGATCCGCTCACCGGATACGCGCTGCGCAGTGTGCTCGAACGCCCGGATCTGGTGCTGCCGCCCGCCGACCAGCTGCCGCCTCCCCGGCGGTTCGGCACCGGCGAGGTCCCGCCGCCGATCCCGGCCGATCCGGCCGTCGTCGCCGAGCTGATCGCCGGGAACGAGGCGTCCGTCGACACCATGAAACGAGAGATCAGGGAACTGTCCGGACCGGCACTGCTCGATTTCATCGCCGAGGATATCCACGAACTGCACCGGGTCCAGTTCAATCCGCGCAGCCTGCAGGTGATCAACGAGGGGATGGACGCCGCCTGGTGGCTCAACGACCAGCTCGAGGCCTGGCTCGGGGAGAAGAACGCGGCCGATGTGCTCACCCAGTCGGTGCCGAACAATGTGACCTCGGAGATGGGATTGGCGCTGCTGGATGTCGCCGACGCGATCCGGCCGCATCCGGACGCGGTGGCCTTCCTGCGGCAGGTCGACGACGAGGGCTTCGACGACGCCCGTTTCCTGGACGAGCTGGGAAAGCGCACCGGCGGCGCCCAGGCGCGCGCGGCGATCGAGGACTATCTCGACCGGTACGGTATGCGCTGCACCGGCGAGATCGACATCACCAGGCCGCGCTGGAGTGAGAGCCCCACGACGCTGGTGCCCGCGATCCTGGGAAATATCAGGAACTTCGAACCGGGCGCCGCCGCTCGCCTCTTCGAGGAAGGGCGGCGGCAGGCGGAGCGCACGCGCGACGAACTGCTGGCGCGGTTGCGGGAACTGCCGGACGGGGAACAGAAGGCCGAGGAGACCGCGCGCAAGATCGACCGGGTGCGCACCTTCGCGGGCTATCGGGAGTATCCGAAGTATGCGATGGTCACCCGCTACCTGCACTACAAGCGGGCCCTGCTGGCGGAGGCCGAGCGGCTGGTGGCCGGTGGCGTGCTGGGCCGGGCGCACGATATCTTCTATCTGACTCTCGAGGAACTGGGCGAGGTCGTGCGCTCCCACCGGGTGTCGCAGTCGCTGATCGAGGAACGCCGTGCCGCGTTCCGTTCGTATCGGGCGCTCACGGCGCCGCGCGTGCTCACCTCGGATGGTGAGACGTTCGTGGGAAGTTATGGGCGCGAGGACATTCCGGCCGGGGCACTGGCCGGGATGGGTGTGTCCCCGGGCGCGGTCGAGGGCCGGGCCCGGGTGGTCACCGATCTCGCGCGGGCCGATCTGGAACCCGGCGACATCCTGGTCACCGCCTACACCGATCCGAGCTGGACGCCGCTGTTCGTCGCGATCACCGGCCTGGTGACCGAGGTCGGCGGGCTCATGACCCACGGCGCGGTGATCGCCCGCGAATACGGTCTACCGGCCGTGGTGGGAGTGCAGAACGCGACCCGGCTGATTCGCGACGGTCAGCGGATCCGCGTGCACGGGCAGGACGGATACGTCGAGATCCTGTCCGACTGATGGGCACGCCGTGATCCGCGCTGACGGGCACGCCGCGATCCGCGCTGATGGGCACGCCGTGATCCGCGCTGACGGGCACGCCGCGATCCGCGCTGACGGGCACGCCGCGATCTGCGCGGATTCGGAGTGACAAGTCCGAATCTGCCTCTTGCGCGTGCTCGAGGCGCCTCTAAGATGGAAACCTTATATAGACCTTTTGAGAATGAGGTTTCCATGGCATCCGCCAGCTATCGGGTCGTGCAGTGGACGACCGGCAATGTCGGCAAGAGCTCCGCGCGGGCGCTGCTGGCCCATCCGGCGCTGGAACTGGCGGGGTGCTTCGCGTGGTCGCCGGACAAGGCGGGCCGCGATGTCGGTGAACTGTGCGGCGGCCCGCCCGCGGGCGTGACGGCGACTGCGGACGCGGCGGCACTGCTCGCGTCGAAACCGGACTGTGTGGTCTACAACCCGATGTGGATCGACGTCGACGAGCTGGTGGCCATATTGGAATCCGGCGCCAATGTGGTCACCACCGCGTCGTTCATCACCGGCCACAATCTGGACGCGGGACGCGATCGGATCGAGCGGGCCTGCTTGCGCGGGAATTCGACGCTCTTCGGCTCGGGGGTCAGTCCCGGCTTCGCGCAACTGCTCGCGATCGTGGCGGCCGGCGCGTGCGACCGGATCGACAAGGTGACCATCGCCGAATCCGCCGACACCACCTTCTACGATTCGCCCGATACCGAGCGTCCGGTCGGATTCGGGATGCGCATCGACGATCCCGAGCTGCCCGGAATGGCCGCGAAGGGCACCGCGATCTTCGCCGAGGCCGTGCGGTTGCTGGCCGATTCGCTGGGGACCGAACTCGACGAGATCGTCTGCGAGGCCGAATACGCCCGGACCACAACGGAACTCGACCTCGGCTCGTGGACCATCGGCGAGGACTGCGTGGCCGGGGTGTACGTGAGCTGGCAGGGGCGCGTCGGCGGGAACACCGTCATCGATGTGAACGTGCGCTGGCGCAAGGGGCAGAGCCTCGAACCGGACTGGAAACTCGACGGCGACGGCTGGAAGATCACCATCGACGGCCGCCCGACGGTGAACATGACCGTCGGCTTCCTCCCGCCGCCGGATTTCGGCGCCGAGACCATCGCGGACTTCATGGTGCTCGGCCACATCATGACCGCCATGCCGCCGATCCACGCCATCCCCGCCGTGGTGGCGGCGGCGCCGGGGATCGCGACCTACAACGATCTGCCGCTGATCGTCCCGCGCGGGATCCTGCGCGATGCGTAGGCGAACAGGTAGGCGGATACGTAGTTTCCCGGTCGCCGATCGCCGGGTGATGGGCCACACTGTCTGCGACGAGTCCGGCACTATGGCACGAGGTCGATGATGGATCGAACGTATTCCGGCGCGGTCCGGGACGCGCGTTCGGCGACGACGGAGTCACCGAACGCCGCACCGGTACCTCCGGCCTGCGACGACGTGCATCTGCGGATCTGGCTCGGCGGGCGGGCGTTCGACTACCGGGCGGCCGCGGCCGCGGTCCACAATCTGATCCGCGATTGGCAGCGCAGGCGGTGGTGCGCGATCGAAATCGTGGAGAACACCGTCGCGGACATGCTGCCCGAGAACCGGCTGCCCAACGAACGGCTCTACATCGGCCGGTGAACCGGGCTACCCGGTCGTCACCGAGATCGTCGCCTGATCGACCTGCACGTTGCTCTCGCTCGGGTTCCCGGAGGAATCGACGGTGATCCGCGCCTTGTCGACGCCCTCGTTCTCGAGTGCCGTGACGATCGTCGTGCCCCGGGCCTCGGCGAGCGAATCCGCCGCCGAGGTGTCCGGACCGGCGGCATAGGTCTCGATCTTGATCTTGGTGTCGTTGCCGTGCAGCGGAATCGCCACCGCCTTGATCGTGGCGACATCGACCGGGCTGAGATCGGCGCTGCCCTGTTCGAAGGTGATCGGCGTAGCGGCCAGCACGCTGTTGATCGCGTTCTGGACCGCCTGCTCCGCCGAGTTCAATGCCGAGCCGACTACCGAGGACGCGGTCGTGGCGATACTGCTGCGCAGCTCGGAGTGCTCACCGGCCTGGGTCGTGGTCGTCGCCGCGGACGAGCCGTTGTCGTCGGAGGAACATCCGGCGATCGGCACGAGTGCCGCCGCACCGGCCGCGAGTACCGCTACCACCTGCACGCGTTTCATGCTTTCTCCTGTCGTCGAGCGGATCCCGGAAGGGATGTGTGGATGACCTCAACTGCTCGCCGCCGGATGTTCGGCGGACGGTGGATCGGCCGCGGCCGAATCTGTTCCGGCCGCCACCGCGGGACGCGCGATCACCTCGACGGCCAGTAGCAGCACCCCGGCGACCAGGACGATCCCGACGACGACCAGTCCGGTGGGATAGGACCACAGCACCAGGGCCAGCACCGCACCGGCGAGGATCGCCAGGCGCAGCGGAACCCGATACCGCGCGGCGAACACCTCGGCGGCGCGGGGAGCGGCGGTGCGGCGTCCGCGCACGGACGTCAGCAGCCGGGTCCATCCCGACCGCACCGCGCGGGCCGAACGCGACGACCCGGCCAGATATCCGGCCGCCGCCACGACCAGGCCCACCACCGCCACCGCGCGCAGCGACACCCGCATCGGATGGATCACGGTGTCGAACAACGCGGCCGCGGCAGGCGACGACAGTGTGTCGGCCGGAACGGAATCCAGATAGATCCCGCGGCCGATCAGCAGGCCGACGGCCAGCAGCACCATCGCCACCGCCCCGGCGACACCGACCAGTGCGAAGGCCCGCAGTCGCCGTCCGCCGGGTGCGAGCCAGACGGCCCCGGCCGCGGTGGCCAGCGCGATCCACGGCAGCACGTTCGCGACGCGGTCGAGGGTGTGCAACCACGCCCGATACTTCGGCAGTTCGGTCGCATGGAAGAGTTCGAACCGCGCGTCGATGTCGGGGATGCGGTCGGCGGCGGTGAATCCGCGGGCGTCGAGCCGGTCCTTCAGGGTCGCGAGTACCGGTTGCAGCGAGATGCTGATGGTGCCGTCGTCGGAGATCTCGACTCCCGGCCTGGTCGTGCCGTCGACCACCCGCACCAGCGCCTGATGGGCACGCCGGTTGGCGGCGTTCCACACCTCGGCGAACTCGTCGCTGCTCACCACCTCCGTCGCGGCCCGGTGGATGTAGTCGCGAGCCTGGTCGGCCGCCAGGGCGGGCAGGCTGTTCAGGGCGGCGGCGACGCGCGGGCGATCCGACAGCCCGGTATCCGCGGTGAGCGCGGTGACGGCGTCGGCGGTCAGCGCCTCGATGTCGATCCGGTCGACGACGGCGTCGGTGATCTTGTCGGCCAGCTCGCTGCGAATCGCCGGGTCGGCGGCCAGCGGGGCGACGGTCGTGACATAGCGGTCGGTGTCGAAGATCTGTGAACGGGCGAAGCGGGCCGCCACCGATCCGAGGATCAGGACGCCGGTGAGCACGAGCAGGACCGCGACCCCGGTCCACCGCAGCGCGTGGCCGCGCGGGCGATTCGATTCGGCTGCGACCTGGGCCCGCAGGCGTTCGAGTTCCGCGCGGTCGTCATTCGACAGCGCGTCGCCGGGCACTCGCGGACGGGCGTCGTCAGCGTCGCTGGACATCGCTTCTCATCAGGTTCGGGTCCCTCCGGTGGCGCGACCGGCCATGAAGTCTGCTGGAACCTTGAAGTTTGCTGGAACATTGCAAGGGTATTCCTCGCGCCCGTCTCACGGGCGCACAATGAAAGGCGCGCCCGAGTTTCGGCGGCCCGCCCGGTGCGGTGGCCGGATCGTCGCGGTGCGATCCACTTCTCCCGAGGAGCGTCGATGGCCCCCTATTCTCCGATCGCCGACCACGGAATAGTCGGTGATACGCGGACCCCGGCACCGGTGTCGGCGAGCGAGACGGTGGGCTGGAGGCGTGCGTCGCGCCTCGATTCGCCGAGTGTTTTCGGTGCCCTGCTCGATCACGGGCGGGGTGGACGCTGTCGTGTCGCGGTGCATTTGCCGGAAGGGCGGCAGGTGCGCTACGCCTTCGACGAGATGCTCACCTTCGCCGACCCTGCCGGGCTGTTCGCCGAGGAGATCGGGCGCTCGGGGGAGCGACCGGGCAACTTCCCGCGGGCATTCACCCATCCGGCGCCGGCACTCGACCGCCTCGGTGACGGGACCGGGTGAGCGATGGGCAGGCCGACCGCTCCGGCACGCCCGCGCGGTGTGCTGGTGCCGTTGGCGCTGGCCCAGTTCATCTGCGGTTTCGCGGGCACCGATCTGGCGGTGATGATCACCGACGTCAGCGACGACTTGGGTACCGGGGCCGCCGGGGTGCGGCTGGTGACCACCCTGTACCTGCTGATCATGGCGGCGTTGATGATTCCCGGCGGCAAGCTCGTCGATCGCTACGGCCGCAAACGCTGTTTCACCGCGGGACTGTCGGTCTACGGCGTCGGCGCCGTGCTCAGCGCCCTCGCCCCCGGCCTGGGCGTGCTGGTACTGGGGAACTCGGTGCTGCAGGGCGTGGGCGCGGCGCTGCTGATCCCGCCGGTCTACCTCCTGACCACCGTGCTGGTGACCGGTACCGCCTCGCGCGCACGGGCATTCGGCGTGGTGATGGCGATGGCGGGGATCGGCGCGGCGGCCGGGCCGATCCTCGGCGGACTGATCGCCGCCGGGCTCGGCTGGCGGGCCGCCTTCGCCTTCCAGGCGCTCGTGGTGGCCGCCATCGGGATCTTCACTCGCCGGATGCGCGATCCGGTCCCGCCCGATCCGTCGCGCCGCCCGGACCTCCTCGGCGCAGTCCTGTCGACGACCGGCCTGGTACTGCTGGTGCTCGGAATCCTGGCCGCCGACACCGACTTACGCTGGAGCGCGGTGCTGATCGTGCTCGCGATATCGGCACTGGCGGCATTCTTGGCGCACGAGCGCGCCGCCGAACTGGCGGGTGGCGAGCCGCTGGTTTCGACGAGCCTGTTCCGCGGCAAGGTGTCGAATATCGGCCTGGCGACCCAATCGCTGCAGTGGCTGATCCTGACGGGCACGTTGTTCGTGGTGCCGGCCTATCTGCGGGTGACGCGGGGGTACGCGCCGATCGATATCGCGGCGATCTTCACCGCCGCCCTCGCGGGCCTGCTGATCTCGTCGCTGGCGGCGGCGCGGCTGGTCCGGCGCTTCGATCGGCGCGGCCTGATCATGGCGGGATTCGGTGTGGTGACGGCCGGGACCGTGGTGCTGATCGTGCTGGCCGGGAGCACGCTGACCGCATGGGCGTTCGCGTCGGGATTGGCGCTGATCGGCCTGGGGCTCGGTGCGATGCTGACGCCGTCGGTCGATGTCGTGCGGTCGGCGTTCGGCGAACCGCGGCAGGGTGAGATCTCCGGGCTGTCGCGGTGTGTGGCGACTTTCGGATCATCCCTGGGCGTCGCCGTCGCCGGTACCATCTTCGTCGCCGGACTCACCGGCCACACCTTCGCTTTCGCCATGCTCGTGCTCGCCCTGGCCGGTGCCCTCGGGCTGTTCGCCGCGGCCGAGCTGCCACCGGGAAAGCCGCTCGCGCGCCCGTAGTCCGCCACGAACAGAACCGGGAGATCCATGGACACCACCGGCCAGGCACTGCTCCACGGTCCGCTGTTCTCCCGCCGCACGCCGCTGGACCGCGACAACGCCGCCCGCCGGATCAGCGCCTACGTCTACGGCAACATCCTGATTCTCGCCGCGCTCATCCCGGTGACCACGACCGAGGAACACGTCGGAATTCTCGTAGTGGTGGGTACCGCGCTGTCGACCTTCGTCGCGCACGTCTTCGCCGAAGGGGTGGGTCAGGCCGTGCGGGAGAGCAGGACGCTGACCTCGGCGCAGCGCTGGTCGGATCTGCGTGATTCGGTGCCGATCCTGAGTTCGGCCGTGCTGCCCGCGCTGATTCTGGCGATCGCCGCGATCGGCTGGCTCGAACCCCGCACGGCCCAGATCGCCGCCGAGGTGGCGATGCTGGTGCGCATCGGCGGGATCGTCTTCGTGATCGAGCGCTTGAAGGGCGCCCGCCCGAGCCGCTCGACACTGCTGGCGGCGCTGTTGCTCACCGTGGTCGCGACCGCGGTCGTCGTGATGAAGGTGCTGCTCACCCACTGACCGGACCGGGCGCCGATCGCACCCGGTCCGATCCGGTGTCAGACGCGTTTGGGATCCCAGGTGGCGATCGCCCAGATCACCACGATGTCGAGCGCGATGATCAGGATCGACCACCACGGGTAGTAGGGCAGCCACAGGAAATTGGCGAGGATGGACAGGCTCAGCAGCGTGATCGCCAGGATCCGTCCCCAGACCGCGCCGGTGAACAGCCCGACGGCGGCGAGCACCACGAGGATGCCGAGGATGAGGTGGACCCATCCCCATCCGGAGGTGTTCCACTGATACGTGTAATTCGGTCCGGCGATGTAGATGTCGTCCTTGGCGATGGCCGAGATGCCCTGGAAGATCGAGACGATCCCGGCGACGACCAGCAGCGCGGCGGCCGCGAGCGACGTGCCCGCCGCGACCTTCTGCTCGGTGCCGGTTCGGTGATCGAATGTGTTGTGTTCCGTAGCCGTCACGACGGCTCACCCCTCTTCGTGGACGTCGCCGACGAAGGCTCGACGGCGCGTACCGACATGAGTCGGAGGATGGGTTTCGAGGGCGGCCCCTGCGCTGCCTCCTGACCAGCCGCCGCCGGTGCGGACAATTGTGTCCCGGAGATTCGGTGAACCATCCGGGCACAATCGGTTCGTAGCCGGTCTCCCGGCAGATCTGCACAGCGGCGGCTGATCCCGAAGTGTGATCGAATCTGCCCCGGATATTTGCCGAACGCGACCTTCCGAGCTGGTCAGCGGTCTTTGCCCGGCGTCGGGTGCGGCTGTCGGCACCGCGAGCCGGAGAAACGAGTCCGCCCCGCGGTCCGGAGCGCGAGGGCGCCGGGCCGCGGGGCGGACGAGGAAAGCCGGGATCAGGAGATGGCGTTGATCGCGGTGGTCAGCTTGGACTTGAACGAGTCGGGGATCGGGATGTAGCCCGCGCTGTCCAGACCGGTCTGGCCGTTGTCGGTGGCCGAGGTCAGGAACGCCTTGACCGCGGTGGCGGTGGCGGCGTCGGAGTACTTCGAGCAGACGACCTCGTAGGTGGCCAGCATGATCGGGTACGCGCCCGGATCGGTCGGGTTGTAGAAGGAGCTGGTGTCGAGCACCAGGTCGTTGCCCTCACCCTTGACCTTCACACCGGCCACGGCCTTCTGCGCCGAGTCGGTGGTCAGCTCGACCGGCTTGCCACCGGCGGCGTCGGTGATGATGCCCGCCATGTGCAGGTTCTGGGCCTTGGCGAACGACCATTCGTTGTAGGTCACCGAACCGGGAGTGCGGCCGATCGCGGCCGAGGTGCCCTCATTGCCCTTGGCGCCCTCACCGACGCCACCGACGAAGGCCTTACCGGCGCCCTTGCCCCACTCACCCTTCGACGCGGCGTCGAGGTAGTGCTGGAAGTTGTCGCTGGTGCCGGACTCGTCGCTGCGGAAGACGACGTGGATCGGCAGATCGGGCAGGGTGACGCCCGAGTTCTCGGCGGCGATGGCCGGATCGTTCCACTTGGCGATCTTGCCGTTGAAGATCTTGGCCGCGGTGGGGCCGTCGAGGGCCAGCTTGTCGACGCCCGGCACGTTGAAGGTGATGGCGATGGGACCGTAGACGGTCGGCAGGTTCCACGCGGGCGAACCGCAGCGGGCCTGTGCCTTGTCGTACTCGCCCTTGTCCTTGCTCAGCGGGGAGTCCGAACCGGCGAAATCGGTCTGGCCGCCGAAGAAGTCGTTCAGACCGGCGCCGGAGCCGCTCGAGGTGTAGTCGAGGTTGTTGTCCGGGCAGTTCGTCTGATACGCGTTGACGAACCGGTCCATCGCGTTCTTCTGCGCGGACGAACCGCTCGCCTTCAGTGCCTTCTTGCCGCCGCAATCGACGTTGACCTTGCTGACCGCGGCGCCGCCGTCGGCCGTGGTGGTGTTGTCGTCGCTACCGCACGCGCTCAGTGTCAGAACGCTCGCCGCGGCGAGAACGCCGATGATCGCGCTGCCCTTCTTGAAATTCACAGATCCTCCGGACTTGCTCCAGGCCGGGCATTCCACCCGGCGCTCACGGAGAAGCTAGGGGCGCTCGGTGCACACCGTCTCTTTCATAACGGAACGTTCGGTGAACATTCGGCACACGCACCGCGCACGGCCTCGATTCCGCAGGTCACGGTTCACCCGACTCGGGTGAGGTCCGCGGCGGTCACGGCTGGAAACGTGGTCACGCAACACATCCGCCGTCGACGGGCCGAAGGAGTGCGCAATGACCGGTGTCAGCGAGGTTTCGGGGACGATCGAATCGCAGAACCAGGGCGCGGTGCGGTCGCTCCCGTTCGGCGACGAGCAGGATTTCGAGGACGCCCGGCGCGGCTTCGTCGCCGCGCTCGAACCGGGGGTGGTGAAGAACGCCGCGGGGGATGTGGTGTGGGACAGCGACGGGTACGCCTTCCTCGACGAGGACTGCCCGGCGACCGTGCACCCGAGTCTGTGGCGGCAGTCGAAGTTGTGCGCGATCCAGGGGCTGTTCGAGGTCACCGACGGGATCTACCAGGTCCGCGGGCTGGATCTGTCGAATATGACGCTGGTGGAGGGTGATTCGGGGGTGATCGTGATCGATCCGCTCATCTCCGAGGAGACCGCCGCGGCCGGGCTGGCGCTGTATCGCGCGCACCGGGGTGACCGTCCGGTGACGGCGGTGATCTACACCCATTCCCACATCGACCACTTCGGCGGTGTGAAGGGGGTGACCACGGCCGAGGACGTCGCGGCGGGCAAGTGCCCGATCCTGGCTCCGGTCGGATTCGTCGAGCACGCGGTGGAGGAGAACGTCTACGCCGGAACCGCGATGGGTCGGCGCGCCGCCTACATGTACGGCGCGGCACTGCCCCGCGGTCCGCAGGGCGCGGTGGGCGCGGGGCTGGGCCAGACCACCTCGACCGGCACCCCGACGCTGATCGTCCCGACCCTGAACATCACCCACACCGGCCAGAGCGAGGTGGTCGACGGTGTGCGCATCGATTTCCAGATGACGCCGGGCACCGAGGCGCCGTCGGAGATGAACTTCCACTTCCCCGAACG
Encoded here:
- a CDS encoding MFS transporter, whose protein sequence is MGRPTAPARPRGVLVPLALAQFICGFAGTDLAVMITDVSDDLGTGAAGVRLVTTLYLLIMAALMIPGGKLVDRYGRKRCFTAGLSVYGVGAVLSALAPGLGVLVLGNSVLQGVGAALLIPPVYLLTTVLVTGTASRARAFGVVMAMAGIGAAAGPILGGLIAAGLGWRAAFAFQALVVAAIGIFTRRMRDPVPPDPSRRPDLLGAVLSTTGLVLLVLGILAADTDLRWSAVLIVLAISALAAFLAHERAAELAGGEPLVSTSLFRGKVSNIGLATQSLQWLILTGTLFVVPAYLRVTRGYAPIDIAAIFTAALAGLLISSLAAARLVRRFDRRGLIMAGFGVVTAGTVVLIVLAGSTLTAWAFASGLALIGLGLGAMLTPSVDVVRSAFGEPRQGEISGLSRCVATFGSSLGVAVAGTIFVAGLTGHTFAFAMLVLALAGALGLFAAAELPPGKPLARP
- a CDS encoding OmpA family protein → MKRVQVVAVLAAGAAALVPIAGCSSDDNGSSAATTTTQAGEHSELRSSIATTASSVVGSALNSAEQAVQNAINSVLAATPITFEQGSADLSPVDVATIKAVAIPLHGNDTKIKIETYAAGPDTSAADSLAEARGTTIVTALENEGVDKARITVDSSGNPSESNVQVDQATISVTTG
- a CDS encoding dihydrodipicolinate reductase encodes the protein MASASYRVVQWTTGNVGKSSARALLAHPALELAGCFAWSPDKAGRDVGELCGGPPAGVTATADAAALLASKPDCVVYNPMWIDVDELVAILESGANVVTTASFITGHNLDAGRDRIERACLRGNSTLFGSGVSPGFAQLLAIVAAGACDRIDKVTIAESADTTFYDSPDTERPVGFGMRIDDPELPGMAAKGTAIFAEAVRLLADSLGTELDEIVCEAEYARTTTELDLGSWTIGEDCVAGVYVSWQGRVGGNTVIDVNVRWRKGQSLEPDWKLDGDGWKITIDGRPTVNMTVGFLPPPDFGAETIADFMVLGHIMTAMPPIHAIPAVVAAAPGIATYNDLPLIVPRGILRDA
- the rph gene encoding rifamycin-inactivating phosphotransferase is translated as MGCVLGFGKIDRAQIAVVGGKGANLGELSRVEGVAVPDGFCVTTEAFARVVEAIPGIAEHLDGLARLEPEDRESIRLRSAEIRRVIEECEMPGELAAEITEALAGLGENVPCAVRSSATAEDLPTASFAGQQDSYLNIVGPAEVLRHVGRCWASLFTERAVTYRLRNGFDHRKVRMAVVVQRMVFPRASGILVTADPLTSNRKLASVDAGFGLGEALVSGLVNADVYTVRDDAVVDRAIATKERAIVAAPAGGTRIVEIEPQRRDEPVLTDAEVVRLVRLGRRIEAHFGTPQDIEWCWDDGDFRIVQSRPITTLFPIPEAADDNLHIYISVGHQQMMTDAMKPLGLSFWKTISPGHMRDGGGRLFVDATPRLAVPEMRDTIVDGFVRSDPLTGYALRSVLERPDLVLPPADQLPPPRRFGTGEVPPPIPADPAVVAELIAGNEASVDTMKREIRELSGPALLDFIAEDIHELHRVQFNPRSLQVINEGMDAAWWLNDQLEAWLGEKNAADVLTQSVPNNVTSEMGLALLDVADAIRPHPDAVAFLRQVDDEGFDDARFLDELGKRTGGAQARAAIEDYLDRYGMRCTGEIDITRPRWSESPTTLVPAILGNIRNFEPGAAARLFEEGRRQAERTRDELLARLRELPDGEQKAEETARKIDRVRTFAGYREYPKYAMVTRYLHYKRALLAEAERLVAGGVLGRAHDIFYLTLEELGEVVRSHRVSQSLIEERRAAFRSYRALTAPRVLTSDGETFVGSYGREDIPAGALAGMGVSPGAVEGRARVVTDLARADLEPGDILVTAYTDPSWTPLFVAITGLVTEVGGLMTHGAVIAREYGLPAVVGVQNATRLIRDGQRIRVHGQDGYVEILSD
- a CDS encoding VOC family protein, whose protein sequence is MKIFEIALTATSLDSSAEFYRDLLGLAVSEKDGGIVVEVGSSRLVVSEGVAFEGVHHLAFGISPHDFDPAYRWLGQRTPLVSLEGVDFFDGPAGWDSRSVYFRGPDGILLELIARQADRAEPATDGEAPRLLSISEVGIAVPDVGAAVRDLAASFGLPAFTPQLPGFTPVGGHDGLLILVDADRTWFPTERDMPAGGPVTVDIDAAVPGGPVELRAGAVVQAR
- a CDS encoding DinB family protein is translated as MSIPITTGTERELLESMLDVVRADLADTVRGLSETDARRRLVPSLTTPIALVKHASFVERMWFQRTLGRLADADCDGPLWEHGGFRVGDEETVAGVIAEFERASARSRSVAAGISLDELREHPRMGVVSLRWIYIAMIGEFTRHTGHGDILREQITAG